CGGCGCGAAGCTCGTTCAGCCGGAAGATCGCCGACTTCGTCGTGTGCGACCGCTCGTTCAAGGTCGTGGCCGTGGTCACGTTCGGCGGCGACAAGAGCAACAAGGGCAAGTCGCAACGCGACCTGGACCGGGATGCGCTGCTTGTGGAGGCCGGCTACCGCGTGCTGCGCTATCCCCGGCTTCCCGATGTGGGGCGCGTGGAGGCCGATTTCGACCCGACGTTGGCTTCGGTAAGCCCGATGGGCTCCTGACGGCCACCCGACGCCGGCCGCCCGGCTTTTCGCAATTGGCATCAGGCCAGTTGCGGCAGGCACTGCCTGCCATATCTCCAATTGAGAATCCGCACCGCTCGGCGTAACCGGTAGTAACTCGACTCGGATTTGTGCACTAATTGCACAGCCAATTGAATTCTCCTAACTGGTGTTTTTTTGCGCGCCCGTGCGGCCTGCGATGAAATCGGCAGCCAATCGCTGCCTTCATCAATTCGACTTAACCGTTCCCGCCAAAACCCGTGCTGCCTGGCGCCGGTCGGTCATCGAATCCCGCAATTCGTGCACACGAGGGACGGCGCCGCGCTCTCATTTAGTGCACTCGCCCGTGAATAGTGCATTCATGGCGAGCATCCGGCACCGCGCACCACTGCTATCGAGCCAATTATTAGGATTAAAAACCATGATGGCGCGAATTTTCGAATGTGGTAGGAAGACGACCATTTTGGTATCTTTGTATTACTATTGGATGCAAAGTATCAATTGAGAATTTAAATCAATTCGACACAATGACTCCAAAATGCGACATATCGAGTTGCAGCTCCCTCTCTCGCTCTTAAGATTTGTTTGCGAACAATTTCAAAGATTGCAGTCGCATGAATAGATTTACAACTATTCACTACCTCTTAAAACAGACGGATGGAGCACATGAATACAACTTACCGCTCGCTTTGGAACGAATCCCTAGGCGCCTGGGTTGCGGCGTCGGAGATCACTTGCGCCCGCGGCAAGCGAAGCGGAAGCTGCGTGACGGCCGCGAGCGCATCCGGCGCGCGGGCATCTCGTCCGCCGGGTCGCCTGCGGGCGGGGATCATGACTGCGCTGATAGCGATGGGGGGGATGGGATGGGCCTCGTTGGCGCAGGCGCAGGCGAACTGCACTCCAGCGCCGTTCAACGACTACAGCGGCAGCGCGACGTGCGCGGGTTTTCAGGCCCAAGCGACTGCCGGCGGCGCCACTGCCATAGGCTATAACGCCCAAAGTACAGGGCTGAATGCCACGACTCTCGGCTACCAAGCCATTGCCTCCGGGACCAATTCCCTTTACCTGGGTGCGCGCAGCGCTGCCGGGACGGGCGCATTGGCCGACGGCACCATTGCCATCGGCACAGACGTAACCTCCAGCGGCTTATCGTCCGTCGGCATCGGCCTGCAGTCGCGGGTAACTGGAAAATACGGCATTGCCTTGGGAGTGCAAGCCGTTGGCACAGCGGAGGGCGTGGTCGCAGTGGGCAGCGGTGCCACGAGTTCGGGATTCAATGGCGTGTCTCTTGGCGCCGGAGCCATTGCCGCCGGAGTCAACTCGATTTATCTCGGCGCTCGCACCGCTGCAGGGACCGGCGCGCTGGTCGAGAGCTCCATTGGAATCGGAACAGACGTAACTTCTAGTGGGAAGTATGCCCTTGCGGTTGGCTTCCAAGCCGGGGCGATCGGGGACAACACAGTTGCAGTCGGCAACGGGGCCGGTTCGGGCTCGACGAGCGCCAATACGGGTTCGGTCGCAATGGGCGTTGCCTCGGGACAATTTGTCTCCGGCGCGCAGAACACAGCCATGGGCGGTGGCATCCCGAGCAAGATGCGAGGCGCGGGTTCGGGCGTCACGGGAACGCGCAACATCGCCTTCGGCGCGGGCGATGGCTCGAAAACCTACGATGGCACCTTGCAGGCTGCGGCAGGCAGCCTGGTCAGCGGCAACGACAATATCGCCATCGGCACCAACGCAGGCATCGGCGTCGCGGCCGCGGGGACGACGTCGATCGGCTTGAACGCGAATGCGACCGCGATATCAGCAGTGGCGGTAGGTACCGGCACGGTCTCAAGCAACGTCAATACGGTCGCGCTGGGAGCTTCCGCCACTGCCACCGGAGCTGGCGACAGCGCGTTGGGCACCTTCGCCAATGCCTCGGGAGGGAATTCCACGGCGCTTGGTGTCAGTTCCACGGCCAGTGGCATTACTGCATTTGCTGGCGGCTGGAAGTCCGTCGCAAGCGGAGACCGCAGTACAGCATTGGGACGTGAGGCGAGCGCGTCCGCGTCGGATGCTGTCGCGTTGGGACATCTGGCAACGGCGACCAACGCGGCAGCCACAGCCGTCGGGAACGCCGCTCAGGCGCAAGGGGATAGCTCGCTTGCGCTCGGTGCACAAGCGCTCGCCATCGGAACCAGCACAGTTGCGGTCGGCCAGGGTGCCGGCGCGGGCTCGACGATCGCCAATACGGGTTCGGTCGCAATGGGCATTGCTGCCGGAACGCTGGTCAGCGGCGCGCTGAACACCGCCGTGGGGGGAGGCAC
The Variovorax paradoxus genome window above contains:
- a CDS encoding DUF2726 domain-containing protein; its protein translation is MNTFLFMVFLLAIGLLVFAAVARKRSTQSKSGFVDKPKARPPLTAREQAMYNRLVQTLPDLVVLPQVSFGALLTARTRAARSSFSRKIADFVVCDRSFKVVAVVTFGGDKSNKGKSQRDLDRDALLVEAGYRVLRYPRLPDVGRVEADFDPTLASVSPMGS